Proteins from a single region of Haloarchaeobius litoreus:
- a CDS encoding FAD-dependent oxidoreductase, protein MEGPFVIVGGDAAGMSAASKAKRDDPDRDVVVFEKGEWVSYAACGLPYYVKGDVETLDDLVQVTPEAFVEERGIDLRTNHEVTAVDRAERTVTVTGPDGEFEQAYGDLLLATGAQAVVPPFDGIDLDGVFTLHNMNEAAEIRRYLGLDTPTANLPEMGYGAAAAEYAEAEGPESVAVIGGGYVGIEMAEAFAAHGLDVHLFEMLPHTLQPFGTEAAGVVEDHLREQGVELHLDTAVDGMVGDNHVEAIAAGDLTIPVDLALVGVGVAPNTELAEAAGIELGPTGAIATDEYGRTNDEQVFAAGDNAEMTHVVTGGPDHVPLALTANRAGRAIGATVAGEPTPVGEIAGTAAVKAFDLEVARTGIVDEEAAREAGFDPVSVTITARSRAHYYPGDEEIQVTLLGDRDSGRVLGASMVGREGVAKRIDTVATALYARMTAHQLSYLDLAYAPPFSPVWDPVLTAGKVLDGKLSS, encoded by the coding sequence ATGGAAGGTCCGTTCGTCATCGTCGGCGGAGACGCGGCAGGGATGAGCGCAGCGAGCAAGGCCAAGCGGGACGACCCGGACCGGGACGTCGTCGTCTTCGAGAAGGGCGAGTGGGTCTCCTACGCCGCCTGCGGGCTGCCCTACTACGTCAAGGGCGATGTGGAGACCCTCGACGACCTCGTCCAGGTGACGCCCGAGGCGTTCGTCGAGGAACGCGGTATCGACCTTCGGACGAACCACGAGGTCACGGCGGTCGACCGCGCGGAACGGACCGTGACGGTAACCGGTCCCGACGGCGAGTTCGAACAGGCGTACGGCGACCTGCTGCTCGCGACCGGAGCGCAGGCCGTCGTCCCCCCCTTCGACGGCATCGACCTCGACGGCGTGTTCACTCTGCACAACATGAACGAGGCCGCCGAGATCCGACGCTACCTTGGACTGGACACGCCGACCGCAAACCTCCCGGAGATGGGCTACGGTGCGGCGGCCGCGGAGTACGCCGAGGCCGAGGGGCCCGAGTCGGTCGCCGTCATCGGCGGCGGTTACGTGGGCATCGAGATGGCGGAGGCCTTCGCGGCCCACGGCCTCGATGTGCATCTCTTCGAGATGTTGCCGCACACGCTCCAGCCCTTCGGGACCGAGGCAGCGGGCGTCGTCGAGGACCACCTCCGCGAGCAGGGAGTCGAGCTCCACCTCGACACGGCCGTCGACGGCATGGTCGGCGACAATCACGTCGAGGCCATCGCCGCCGGCGACCTGACCATCCCGGTCGACCTCGCGCTGGTCGGCGTCGGCGTCGCCCCGAACACCGAACTGGCCGAGGCTGCCGGCATCGAGCTCGGCCCGACTGGTGCCATCGCGACGGACGAGTACGGTCGGACGAACGACGAACAGGTCTTCGCGGCGGGAGACAACGCCGAGATGACCCACGTCGTGACCGGCGGGCCCGATCACGTCCCGCTTGCGTTGACGGCGAACCGTGCCGGGCGTGCCATCGGCGCGACGGTCGCCGGTGAGCCAACGCCCGTCGGCGAGATAGCCGGCACCGCCGCCGTCAAGGCGTTCGACCTGGAGGTGGCCCGGACCGGTATCGTCGACGAGGAGGCGGCCCGCGAGGCGGGGTTCGACCCGGTCTCGGTGACCATCACCGCCCGCTCCCGGGCCCACTACTACCCCGGCGACGAGGAGATACAGGTCACGCTCCTCGGGGACCGGGACAGTGGGCGCGTCCTCGGAGCGAGCATGGTCGGCCGTGAGGGTGTCGCGAAGCGAATCGACACCGTCGCCACGGCGCTGTATGCCCGCATGACCGCCCACCAGCTCTCGTACCTCGACCTGGCGTACGCGCCGCCGTTCAGCCCCGTCTGGGACCCGGTCCTGACCGCCGGGAAGGTGCTCGACGGGAAGCTGTCGTCCTGA